ATCCGGCTATGAAGGCGCGAAGCCTGGTCCTCTTCCTCCTCGGCCTCCTCCTCTTCGCCTCCCCCTTCGCCCTCTTCTTCCGCGAGCCTTTAGGACCCGGGGGGCTCCCGCCCTTCTACCTCTACCTCTTCCTCGCCTGGGCAGGGTTCCTCCTCCTCCTCTTCCTCAACGCCAGGAGGCCATGAGCCCGGAAGCCCTCCTCGCCGGCCTCTTCCTCTACCTGGGCCTCCTCTTCCTCCTCGCCCGCCTGGGGGAAGAACGGGGAGGGCGCCTCTTCCAAAGCCCCTGGACCTACACCCTCTCCCTGGGGGTCTACGCCACCGCCTGGACCTTCTTCGGCAGCGCCGGCTGGGCCGCCACCTCGGGGCCCCTCTTCCTCACCATCTACCTGGGGCCCACCCTGGCCCTGGCCCTCTGGCCCCTTCTCCACCTGCGCCTTCTGCGCCTGGCCCGGGCCCACCGCCTCACCTCCTGGGCCGACTTCCTCTACCTGCGCTACGGCCGGGACCCCCTCTTGGGGGCGGTGGCCGCGGGGTTTCTCGTCCTCGGCCTCCTCCCCTACCTCGCCCTCCAGCTCAAGGCCATCGCCCAGGCCTTCCTCTTCCTGAGCGGGGAGGCGCGCCCCCTGGGGGACGTGGCCCTCTACACCGCCCTCCTCCTCGCCTTCTTCACCGTCCTCTTCGGCACCCGCCGCCTGGACCCCACGGAGCGGCACCGGGGCCTGGTCCTGGCCGTGGCCTTTGAAGGAGGGGTGAAGCTCTTCGCCATGCTGGCCCTGGGCCTTTACGCCCTCCTTGGGCACGGGACCGAGCCCTTCCGCGAGGCCGTCCGCCGGGGCCTTGACCCCCTCCTCCTCCCCCCCCAGGGCCTCGAGGGCCACCTGGCCTGGACGGGCCTCACCCTCCTCGCCCTCCTCGCCTTCCTCTTCCTCCCCCGGCAGTTCCACGTGGCCGTGGTGGAAAACACGGACGAGCGCCACCTGGCCCTGGCCTCCTGGGCCTTCCCCCTCTACCTCCTCCTTCTGAACTTGCCCATCCTGCCCCTGGCCCTCCTGGGCCGCCTGCACCACCCGGAGGTGCCCCCCGACCTCTACGTCCTCGCCGTGGCCCGGGAGGGCGGCGCGGCCCTGGCCTTCCTCGCCTTTTTGGGCGGGGTCTCGGCGGCCACGGCCATGGTGGTGGTGGAGACCCTCGCCCTCTCCATCCTCGTCTCCCACCACCTCCTCGCTCCCCTCCTCCTCCGACGCCAAGCCCTCGGGCGCCTCCTCCTCTTCCGGCGGGGGACGATCCTCGCCGTCCTCCTCCTCGCCTACCTCTACTTCCGCCTGGCGGGGGAGGCCTACGCCCTGGTGGGCATGGGGCTCATCTCCTTCGTGGCCGTGGCCCAGCTCGCCCCGGCGGGGCTCCTCGGCCTCTTCTGGCCGGGAAGCACCCGGGAAGGGGCCCTCGCGGGCCTTTTCGGGGGCATCCTGGTCTGGGCCTACACCCTCCTCCTGCCCGCCCTCGTCCGCTCCGGGTGGCTCCCCGAGGACCTCTTCGCCGCCCTGCCCTCCTTCCTCCACCCGGAGGGGCTTTTTGGGGTGCGGGGGCTTGACCCCGTGGTCCACGGCTTCCTGGCGAGCCTCCTCACGAACACGGGGCTCCACCTCCTCGTCTCCTTACGGCAACCCCCCTCCCCCCCGCCCTCCGGCCGGGCCGGGGAGGAGGAGGCCCTGGCCGACCTCCTGGAGAGGTTCCTGGGCCCCGAGGCCCGGGAAAGCCTGAGGGCCTACGCGAGGACCCTCAAGGGGCCCGACAAGGCGGAGCGCCTCGCCGAGCGGGCGGAGGCCCTCCTCGCCGGGGCCCTGGGGCCCGCCACCGCCCGCCTCCTCCTCCTCTCCGCCACCCGGGAGGTCCCCAGGGAGGCGGTGGAGGCGGCGGCCCGGGAGTCGCAACGGGTGCGGGCCTACGCCCAGGCCCTGGAGGCCGCCCAGCGCGAACTGGAGGCCGCCTACCGCCGCCTGGAGGAGATGGACCGCCTGAAGGACGAGTTCCTCGCCACCGTCTCCCACGAGCTCAAGACCCCCCTCACCGCGGTGCGGGCCCTGGCGGAGATTCTGGCCCAGGGGGAGGTGGGGGAGGAGGAAAGGCGGCGCTTCACCGCCCTCCTCGCCCAGGAGGCGGCCCGCCTCTCCCGGCTCGTGGAGGAGATCCTGGCCTACACCCGCCTGGAGGCCCGCCCCGAGGAGCCCCCGGCCCCCGCGGACCTGGAGGCCCTGGCCCAGGAGGCCCTGGCCCTCTCGGAGCCCCTGGCCCGGGAGCGGGGCCTCCGCCTCGAGGCCCGGCTCCAGCCCCTCCGGGTCCAGACCCACCGGGACCGGGCTCTCCAGGTCCTCCTCAACCTCCTCGCCAACGCCCTGCGCCACGCCCGAAGCCGGGTGGTCCTGGAGCTTCGCATGGAAGCGGGGGAGGCCCGCTTCCGCGTGGTGGACGACGGCCCCGGGGTCCCCGAGGCCCTGAGGGAACACATCTTCGCCCCCTTTCAGAGCTACGCCGGGGGGACGGGCCTGGGCCTCGCCATCGCCCGGAGGCTGGCGGAGGCCCTGGGCGGGCGGGTCTTTTTGGAAGACGGGGAAGGCGGGGTCTTCGTCTTCGCGTTACCCTTGGAGGGAGGCCATGGCCGAGGTGCTGATCGTGGACGATGAGGAAAGCATCCTGGTTCCCCTGGAGTTCCTCTTTCGCAAGGCCGGGCACCGGGTGGAGCTGGCGAGGACGGGGGAGGAGGCCCTAAGCCGCCTCGCCGAGAGGCCCTACGCCCTCGTGGTCCTGGACCTCATGCTCCCCGGGGTGGACGGGTTCCAGGTCCTCGAGGCCCTCAAAGCCCGCACCCCCGCCCCCAAAGTCCTGGTCCTCACCGCCAGAGGACGGGAGGCGGACCGGGCCAAGGCCAAGGCCTTGGGGGCGGACGCCTTCCTGGCCAAACCCTTCGGCGTCCAGGACCTCATGGCGGAGGCGCGCCGCCTCCTGGAGGAAGGATGAACGCCCTCCGCTTCCTCGGCGCCCTCCTCCTCGGCCTCCTCCTGGTGGGGGGAAGCCTCGCCCTCGGCCTCTTCCTCCTCCTGGAGGGCAACCCCGAGGCCCAGGCCGCCCTTTGGGAAGCGGTGCGGGCCCGGCCCATGGTGCCCCTCTTCACCGGCCTCCTCCTCCTGGGGGCGCTTTCCCTCCTCCTCTACCCGCCCTTCCTGGGCTACCTGGCCTTGACCCGGGCCTTGGGGCAGGAAAGCGAGGTGCTCCTCGCCCACCCCGGGCACCGCCTCACCCCCCGGGGGCCTTGGGAACTGCGCCACCTGGCCCGGCTCATCAACCGGCTGGCGGAGGAAAAGGAAAGGCTGGAGCAAAGGCTTAAGGAGGAGGCGGCCCAGGCCAAGGACCTGGTGGAGGCGGAGCGGGAGCGCCTCGCCCGGGTCCTGGCCCAGCTTCCCCAGGGGGTGGTGCTTTCGGACGAGCGGGGGCTCGTCCTCCTCTACAACCCCAAGGCCCGGGCCCTTCTGGGCGAGGGGCTCGGGGTGGGGAAAAGCCTCTTCGGCCTCCTGGACCGGTCCCTCCTCCTCCACGCCCAGTCCCTGCCCCAGGCCGCCTTCCTGGTCCAGGGCCCCAAGGGGCCTTTGCGCCTGAAGGCGCGGGCCTTGGAGGAGGGGTTTCTCCTCCTCCTGGAGGAGGCCCTCCCCGAAGGGCCGAGCCGGGAGCGGCTCCACCGCCTCAAGGACAAGGCGGCGGGGGTCCGGGCCCTGGTGGAGGTGCTGGAAAGGGAGGCCTCCGGGGAGGCGAAGCGGCTTCTCCAGGTGGCCCGGGAGGCCCTGGACGAGATCCAAGGCCTCCTCCAGGACCTCACCCCAAGCCCCCACGAGGAGGTGCTGGCCCAGGACCTCCTCCGCCTTTTGGCGGGCCGCCTGGAGGCGCGGCTCGCCCTCACCCCCGGGTGGACCCTGGAGCCGGAGGCGGAAGGGCTTCTCGTCCAGGCGGACACCTTCGCCCTGGCGGAGGGGCTCGCCAAGACCTTGGAGGGCACGGAGGAGGTCTTCCTCCGGGGAGGAGCCGAGGGGGAGGGGCTCTTCCGGCTCACCGTCCTCCTCCCCCGGGAAGCCCCCAGGCCCCACCCCCTCCTCGCCGAGGCCGCCGAGGCCACGGGAAGCCTTTGGCGGGAGGGAAACCGGCTCGTCCTCCTCCTCCCCGCCCGCAAAGCGCCCTCCGAGGCCCTAAAAGAGACCCCCGCCCCCAGGGCCCTGGTCTACGACCTCACCCTCCTCCAGGTGCCGCCGGGCCTGGAGGACGTCCCCCTGGACCAGCTCCTCTACACCGCCTTTGACCTGGAAACCACGGGCCTGGACCCCGAGCAAGACGCCGTGGTGGCCCTCGGCGGGGTCCATGTCCTGGGCCGGAGGGTCCTGCGGCAGGAGGCGTTTGAGGCCCTGGTGAACCCGGGGCGCCCCATCTCCCCCGCGGCCACGGCGGTCCACGGCCTCACGGCGGAGATGCTCCGGGACAAGCCCCCCTTGGAGGCGGTCCTCCCCGCCTTCCGCGCCTTCGTCCAGGACACGGTGCTCGTGGCCCACAACGGGGCCTTTGACCTGGCCTTCCTGCGCCGGGCGGGCCTGGACCAGCCCCCGCTCCTGGACACCCTCCTCCTCGCCCAGCTCCTCTTCCCCGACCTCAAGGACTACCGCCTCGAGGCCCTGGCCCACCGCTTCGGCGTCCCCGCCACCGGGCGGCACACCGCCCTGGGCGACGCCCTGATGACGGCGGAGGTCTTCGTGAGGATGCAGCCCCTCCTCTTTGAGCGGGGGCTTAAGCGGCTATGGGACGTGGTGGAAGCCTGCCGCCGCCTCCCCTTGGCCCGGCTCAGGTACTGAGCCGGGCGAGGGCCCTTCGGCCGATGTCCCTCCGGTACACCGCCCCGGGAAAGCCCACCTGGGGGATGTAGGCGTAAGCCCGCTCCAGGGCCTCTTTGAGGTCCCTCCCCAGGCCCACCACGTTCAAGACCCGCCCCCCGGCGCTCACCAGGCGCCCCCCTTCCCGCCGCGTCCCCGCGTGGAAGACCAAGACCCCTTGCGGGGGCTCGGGGACGTGGAGGGGGATCCCCTTCCTGGGGCTTTCGGGGTAGCCCGGGGCGGCGAGGACCACGCAGGCCGAAGCCCCTTCCCTCCAGGAAAGCTTCGTCCCCGCAAGCCTTCCCTCGGCGACCTTCAGGGCAAGCTCCACGAGGTCGCCCTCCAGAAGGGGCAGAACCGCCTGGGCCTCGGGGTCGCCGAAGCGGGCGTTGAACTCCAGGACCTTGGGGCCTTCCCGGGTGAGCATGAGGCCGGCGTAGACCACCCCCCGGTAGACCACCCCCTCCGCCCGGAGGCCCCGGAGGAGGGGCTTAAGGATCTCCTCCTCCACCCGCCTTAGGGTGGCCTCGTCCATGGGGTAAGGGGCCACGGCCCCCATCCCCCCCGTCATGGGGCCCTGGTCCCCCTCCAAAAGGCGCTTGTGGTCTTGGGAAGGGAGGAGGGGAAGGACGGTCTTTCCGTCGGTGAGGGCGAGGACCGTGGCCTCCTCCCCCTCCAGGTACTCCTCTATGACCACCTCCCCCCCCTCGGCCCGGTTCAGGATGTTGGCCACGGCCTGCTTGGCCTGGTGCAGGTCAAAGGCCACCGTAACCCCCTTCCCCGCGGCGAGCCCCGAGTCCTTGACCACCACGGGCACCCCCACCTCCTCCAGGTACGCCAGGGCCTCCAGGGGCTCCCGGAAGACCCGGTAGCGGGCCGTGGGGATGCCGTAGCGCTCCATGAGGCCCTTGGCGAAGGCCTTGGAGCCCTCAATCATGGCCGCCTTCTGTGTGGGGCCGAAAAGCAAAAGCCCCCGGGCCTGGAAGGCGTCGGCGATCCCCTCCACCAGGGGGGCTTCCGGGCCCACCAGGGTGAGGTCTATGCCTTCGGCGAGGGCCCAGTCCGCCAGGGCCTCCACGTCCCCGTTCCAGGGGACGAGCTCGGCCAGGGCCTCCATCCCGGCGTTTCCGGGGGCGGCGTAAAGCCGCTTCACCTTTGGGCTTTGGGCCGCCTTCCAAAGGAGGGCGTGCTCCCGCCCCCCGCTGCCCACCACGAGGACCTTCATGGTGAGGATTCTACCTGCAACGCCTCCTCCACCCGGGCCCGAACCTCCCCGGGAAGCCCCGCCACCTCCTCCAGGAGGACGGGGCTGGGCCCGGCGAGGAGGTGGGCGGCGAGGAAGGCGCCCCGGCCCCACTCCCCCCCTTGGCCCAAAAAGGCGGGGCCCACCAGCGCCTCCCGCCCCCAGGCGCGAAGGAGGGCCCAGGCCCTGAGGTAGAGGGGCTTTTCCCGCGGGGAGAGGGCCAGGAAGGCCCCCGCCGCCTCCCGCCCGAGCCGGGCCTCGAGGTCCGGGGGCGGGGGGAAGGCGAGCCCCCGGAGGAGGAGGCGGACGGCCTTGGGGTAAAGCCGGTGCTCCAGGCGGAGGACGCGGGCCTCCAGGGTCTCCGGCGTGTCCCCGGGGAGGACGGGTACCCGCCCCTGGAGGAGGATGGGCCCCGTGTCCATCCCCTGGTCCACGAAGTGAACGGTGGAGCCCGTCTCCCTTTCCCCCGCCTCCAGGACCCGCCGGTGCACGTGAAGCCCCGGGTAGTCGGGGAGGAGGGAGGGGTGGACGTTGAGGAGGCGGCCGTACCAGGGCTCCACGAACCGGGGGGAGAGGAGGCGCATGAAGCCCGCGAGGAGGACGAGGTCCACCCTCCTCTCCGCCAAAAGCCCCAAGGCCTCCTCCTCAAAGGCCCGCCGCCCCCGCCAGGGGAGGGCCACCGCCTCCACCCCCCGCCTCCTCGCCCGCTCCAGGGCGAAGGCCTCGGGGTTATCGGAGAGGACCAGGACCACCTCCCCCAAGGGGTGCCCCTTGGGGAAGGCCTGGAGGAGGGCCTCGAGGTTCGTCCCCCGCCCGGAGGCGAAGACGGCCATCCGAGCGGGCCGCCCCAAGGGAAAGGGCGTCACCTAACCCTCCAAAGCCTCCGGGTGGTGCTTCCGCCAGTAGCGCACGAGGCCCTGGAGGTTCATGAAGGGGGGGTCGGCGAGGGCGTAGAGGCGCATGCCCGCCTCGTCCACCCCGGCCCCCCTAAGGCCCTCGTGCCAGTAGGCCTCAAAGCGCCGGACCATCTCCTCCTCGGAAAGCCCTTCCTTCAGGCGGTGCAGCACCCAGCCCGCCCAGGCCTCCAGGGTCTCCCTGAGGGCTTGGAGGTGGGCCTCCACGTCCTCGTAGGGGCCGAAGTGGGTGAGGTAGAGGGCCTTGGGCCGCAGGGCGAGGAGGCGGTCCAAGGAGGCGTACCAGCTTTCCAGGTGGATGTCGGGGGGCGGGGTAGGGGGGAGGACCGGCCCGGGGGCGATGCGCACCCCGGCGATGTCCCCGGTGAAGACGAGGTCCCCCACCCGGTAGGCGTGGTGGTGGGAAGCGTGCCCCAGCGTCTCCACCGCCTGGACCTCGAGGCCGCCCAGGGCCACCACCTCCCCGTCGGCGAGGGGCCGCACCCGCTCCTCCGGGATCCCCCGGACCTCGCCCCAGAGGGCCTTGAGCCCGTCCCCGTAGATCCTTTCCGCCGAGGCGAGGAGCCGGGAGGGGTCCACGAGGTGGGGGGCGCCCCTGGGGTGGACGTAGACCGTGGCCCCAAGCTCCGCCAGGCGCCAGGCCGCCCCCGCGTGGTCCAGGTGGATGTGGGTCACGAAGACGTGGCGCACCTCCTCGGGGGCCACCCCCTCCGCCCGCAGGGCCTCCACGAGCCGCGGGTAGCAGCTTTCCGGCCCCGTCTCCACGAGGACGGGCCCCTCCCCGGAGTCCAGGAGGAAGCTCGCGATAACGCGCTCCGCTCCCTGGAAGTGGAGGTCCAAGACCTTCACCACGGCCTCTCCTCCTTGGGCCCGATGAGGGTGAAGAGGGTCCCCACGCCCTCCACGGCCACCTCCAACCGGTCCCCGGGCCTCAGGGCCCCCACGCCCTCGGGGGTCCCGGTGAGGACCACGTCCAAAGGCTCCAGGGTCATGAAGCCCGAGATGTAGGCGAGGATCTCGGCCACGCTGAAGATCATCTGGGAGGTGTGCCCCTCCTGGCGGAGCTCCCCGTTCACGTAGGTGCGGATCCAGGTGTTCTGGGGGTCCAGATCGGTTTCCAGCCAGGGGCCCAAGGGGAGGAACTTGTCGGCGCTCTTGGCCCGGACCCACTGGAGGTCCTTCTTCTGCACGTCCCGGGCGGTGATGTCCACGGCGATGGTGTAGCCCAGGACGTGGTCCAGGGCCTTCTCCGGAGGAACACGGCGCATCCTATCCCCCACGACCACGGCAAGCTCCCCCTCGTAGTGGAGCTCCTGTGTGAAAAAGGGGTAGGGGACGGGCTCGGCGGTGCCCCACGGGTCCCTGGGGTTCCCGGGCCGGGCCAGGGCGTTGGGCCCCTTGAGGAAGAGGCCGGGCTCCTTGGGCAGGTCCTCCCCGAAGTCGTGCCCCATCTCCCGGATGTGCTCCCGGTAGTTCCGCCCTACGCAGACGATCTTGGTGGGCGTGGCCGGGGGCAGCAGGGTGACGGAGGCCAGGTCGTACCGCCTTCCCGTGGGGTTCCCCCCGGGGCCGTCCGTCTCCAGGACGAGCTCGCCCTCGAGGACCCCCCACCTCCCCTCGTTGAAGCGCAGGATCTTCATGCCCCTAAGCTACCACCTGCCCGCCAGGATTTGCAGGCCCCGGAGGAGGACGACCCCCGCCACGAGAAGCGCCCCAAGCCTCGCCTCCCCGGAGAGGGTGTAGACGAGGAGGAGGTAGCCGAAGATGGCCCCAAAGGGGATGGGGTAGATCCCCTTGCGCCGCCTCCCCCAGAAGAGGAGGTGGTAAAGCCCCGCCACAACAAGGCCGAAGAGGGCGGCCCAGAAGGTCTCCGCTGGCCGCCAGACGAGGAAGAAGCCGAGGGAGGGGGCGATGCCGCCGCCGCCCCTAAAGCGGAAGAAAACGGGCCAGGTGTGTCCGGCCACGAGCAAGGCCCCGGCCCAGGGAAGGTAGGCCTCCGGGGTCAAAAGGGCCACCAGCGCCCCCTTGCCCAGGTCAAAGGCCACCGCGAGGAGGGCCGCCCAGGGCCCCTTCCTCCGGAAGACCCCCGAGCCCCCGGGGAGGTCCTTTCCCCGCACCTCCGGGAAGAAGAGGAGCCCGGCCACCAAGGAGCCCACGAGGTAGGCGAAAACCAGGTAGGCCACGGGAGGATCTTACCAGGGCCTTGCCCCCTTGGGCGGGGTGGCCTATGCTAGGAAGTGGAAGTTTCCGTGAATCGCTTCCACCCGAGGGAACGATGAAGCGCAAAAAGCCCACCATCCACGATGTGGCGGCCAAGGCGGGCGTGGGCCTCGGCACCGTGAGCCGGGTCCTCAACGACCACCCCGCGGTGCGCCCCGAGACCCGGGCCCGGGTGCTCAGGGCCATGGAGGAGCTGGGCTACGCGCCCAACCCCCACGCCCGCAGGATCGCAGGGGGGCGGAGCTACACGGTGAGCGTCCTCCTTCCCTTCGTGGCCACCGAGTTCTACCGCAGGCTCGTGGAGGGGATTGAGGGCGTCCTCCTGGAGCAGCGCTACGACCTTGCCCTCTTCCCCATCCTCTCCCTGGCCCGGCTTAAGCGCTACCTGGAGAACACCACCCTGGCCTACCTCACCGACGGCCTCATCCTCGCCTCCTACGACCTCACGGAGCACTTTGAGGGAGGGAGGTTGCCCACCGAGCGCCCCGTGGTGCTGGTGGACGCGCAAAACCCCCGCTACGACTCCGTCTACCTGGACAACCGCCTGGGGGGAAGGCTCGCCGGGGCCTACCTCGCCCGCTTCCCGGGGCCCATCTTCGCCATCGCCGTGGAGGAAGAGCCCGACCGGGCCTTCCGCCGCACGGTCTTCGCCGAACGGATGGCGGGCTTCCGGGAGGCCCTGGAGGAGGCCGGCCGCCCCTTCTCCCCCGACCGGCTCTACACCACCCGCCACTCCCAGGAGGGGGGGCGCCTCGCCCTCCGCCACTTCCTGGAGAAGGCCTCCCCGCCCCTCAACGTCTTCGCCGGGGCGGACCAGGTGGCCTTAGGGGTCCTGGAAGAGGCGGCAAGGCTCGGCCTCACCCCCGGGAGGGACGTGCGGGTCCTGGGGTTTGACGGCCACCCCTTCGCCGAGGAGGCGGGGCTTTCCACCATCGCCCAGCCCGTGGAGGCCATGGGGGCCCGGGCGGCCCAGCTCCTCTTGGAGAGGATGCGGGGCTACCAGGGCCCGCCCCGGGAGGTGCGCTTTGAGCCCGTTCTCGTGGAGCGGGCCTCCACCGGCACCCCGCCCGCCGCCCTCTACGTGCCGTAAGCTAGACCCATGGGGTGGGAAGGAATCGCCCGCGGGGTGCGCTGGGTCATGGTCCTCCCGGTCCTGGGCTTGTTGCTGGGTTCCTTCTACTTCGCCTTCCACGCCCTCCTGGAGGCCGTCAAGGGGTTGTCCCAGGGCCTCGAGGCCGCCCTCCCCGCCCTGGTGGGCGCCGTGGACCTGGCCCTCCTCTCCGCCGTCTTCCTCATCTTCAGCCTGGGCCTCTTTGAGCTTTTCATCCACAAGCTGGACCTCCCCCTGGACAACGTCCTCATGGTGAAAAGCCTCGCCGACCTCAAGGCCAAGCTGGGCCAGGTCATCGTCATGATCCTGGTGGTGAAGTTCTTTGAAAAGGCCCTCGCCTTCCAACCCAAAGAGGCCCTGGACTTCTTCCTCTTCGCGGGAGGGGTCGCCCTCCTGGCCGGGGCCCTTTGGGTCTCCGCCCGGGAGTAGTGCTGGTCTATTTGGACCAAAACCACGCCAGCCGCATGGCCAAGCACCTCCTGGGGCAAAGGGGGCACGAGGCCTTCGGCAGGCTCTTTCTGGCCCTCAAGGGGAGGGCCATCGCCCCCCCAAGCCCCTTCCACGTCCTGGAAACCCTCTTTCCCCAGAGGGGCCCCGAGGAGAAGGCGGGCTACCTCCTCCCCGCCCTCCAGGAGGTCTTCGCCACCCTCTCGGGGGGCTACTGGGTCCGGCCTTGGCAGGAGGTGGCCGCAAGGCAGCGCCGGGGGCTCCACCGGGAGGACCTCCTCTCCGAGGAGGGAAGCTGGGAGACCCCGGCGGACCTCTCTCCCTTCCAGGGGCTTCCCGAGGCCCTTCGCGGCCTGCCCTACGAGGAGGCCCACGCCCTGGCCTTAAGGGAGGTCCGGGAGCGGACCGGGCTTGAGGAGGTGCCCTTCGTCAGGCTCCTCGCCCGCCTCCTCGCCCGGATGGCCTCCGACCCCCAGCGCAGGCCCCGCCCCTCCGACCTCCTGGACGCGGTGATGGCGGCCACGGTCTACCCCTACGTGGACCTCCTCCTCACCGACCGCTACCTGCGAAACCTCCTCCCCGAGAAGAGCGTGGGGGGGCGGAGGAAAGAGGTGGAGGCCCTGGTCAGGCGCCTTGAAGGGGAGTAGACTCCGGGGCGTGAGAGGCATCCGGGACCCTCGCCTCCTCCCCATCGCCGAGAAGGTGATGGAGGGGAAAAGGCTTTCCTTTGAGGACGGCCTCGTCCTCTACCAGACCAAGGACCTTCCCACCCTCATGCGCCTCGCCAACCTGGTGCGGGAAAGGAAGCACGGGCACAAGACCTACTTCGTCCACTCCATCCGCGTCTCCCAGACCAACATCTGCTACGTGGGGTGCACCTTCTGCGCCTTCCAAAGGCGCTTCGGCGAGGAAGGGGCCTGGGACTTTGACGTGGACGAGGTGGTGGCCTGGGTCAAGGAGCGCTACCAGCCGGGGCTCACGGAAATCCACCTCACGGCGGGCCACCACCCCAAAAGGCCCTTCTCCTACTACCTGGACCTGGTGCGGGCCCTAAAGGAGAACTTCCCCGGGGTCCAGGTGAAGGCCTGGACCGCGGCGGAGATCCACCACTTCTCCAAGATCGCCCGCCTCTCCTACCGGGAGGTCCTAGAGGCCCTGAAGGAAGCGGGCCTGGACGCCATGCCGGGAGGCGGGGCGGAGATCTTCGCCGAAAGGGTGCGGAGGAGGATCGCCCGGGCCAAGGTCTCGGCGGAAGGGTGGCTTGCGATCCACCGCACCGCCCACGAGCTCGGCATCCCCACCAACGCCACCATGCTCTACGGGCACATAGAGACCCTGGAGGAGCGCCTGGACCACATGGACCGCCTCCGCCGCCTCCAGGACGAGACCGGAGGCT
This region of Thermus thermophilus genomic DNA includes:
- a CDS encoding glycerol-3-phosphate acyltransferase — encoded protein: MAYLVFAYLVGSLVAGLLFFPEVRGKDLPGGSGVFRRKGPWAALLAVAFDLGKGALVALLTPEAYLPWAGALLVAGHTWPVFFRFRGGGGIAPSLGFFLVWRPAETFWAALFGLVVAGLYHLLFWGRRRKGIYPIPFGAIFGYLLLVYTLSGEARLGALLVAGVVLLRGLQILAGRW
- a CDS encoding 3'-5' exonuclease; amino-acid sequence: MNALRFLGALLLGLLLVGGSLALGLFLLLEGNPEAQAALWEAVRARPMVPLFTGLLLLGALSLLLYPPFLGYLALTRALGQESEVLLAHPGHRLTPRGPWELRHLARLINRLAEEKERLEQRLKEEAAQAKDLVEAERERLARVLAQLPQGVVLSDERGLVLLYNPKARALLGEGLGVGKSLFGLLDRSLLLHAQSLPQAAFLVQGPKGPLRLKARALEEGFLLLLEEALPEGPSRERLHRLKDKAAGVRALVEVLEREASGEAKRLLQVAREALDEIQGLLQDLTPSPHEEVLAQDLLRLLAGRLEARLALTPGWTLEPEAEGLLVQADTFALAEGLAKTLEGTEEVFLRGGAEGEGLFRLTVLLPREAPRPHPLLAEAAEATGSLWREGNRLVLLLPARKAPSEALKETPAPRALVYDLTLLQVPPGLEDVPLDQLLYTAFDLETTGLDPEQDAVVALGGVHVLGRRVLRQEAFEALVNPGRPISPAATAVHGLTAEMLRDKPPLEAVLPAFRAFVQDTVLVAHNGAFDLAFLRRAGLDQPPLLDTLLLAQLLFPDLKDYRLEALAHRFGVPATGRHTALGDALMTAEVFVRMQPLLFERGLKRLWDVVEACRRLPLARLRY
- a CDS encoding MBL fold metallo-hydrolase encodes the protein MVKVLDLHFQGAERVIASFLLDSGEGPVLVETGPESCYPRLVEALRAEGVAPEEVRHVFVTHIHLDHAGAAWRLAELGATVYVHPRGAPHLVDPSRLLASAERIYGDGLKALWGEVRGIPEERVRPLADGEVVALGGLEVQAVETLGHASHHHAYRVGDLVFTGDIAGVRIAPGPVLPPTPPPDIHLESWYASLDRLLALRPKALYLTHFGPYEDVEAHLQALRETLEAWAGWVLHRLKEGLSEEEMVRRFEAYWHEGLRGAGVDEAGMRLYALADPPFMNLQGLVRYWRKHHPEALEG
- a CDS encoding response regulator transcription factor codes for the protein MAEVLIVDDEESILVPLEFLFRKAGHRVELARTGEEALSRLAERPYALVVLDLMLPGVDGFQVLEALKARTPAPKVLVLTARGREADRAKAKALGADAFLAKPFGVQDLMAEARRLLEEG
- a CDS encoding ATP-binding protein yields the protein MSPEALLAGLFLYLGLLFLLARLGEERGGRLFQSPWTYTLSLGVYATAWTFFGSAGWAATSGPLFLTIYLGPTLALALWPLLHLRLLRLARAHRLTSWADFLYLRYGRDPLLGAVAAGFLVLGLLPYLALQLKAIAQAFLFLSGEARPLGDVALYTALLLAFFTVLFGTRRLDPTERHRGLVLAVAFEGGVKLFAMLALGLYALLGHGTEPFREAVRRGLDPLLLPPQGLEGHLAWTGLTLLALLAFLFLPRQFHVAVVENTDERHLALASWAFPLYLLLLNLPILPLALLGRLHHPEVPPDLYVLAVAREGGAALAFLAFLGGVSAATAMVVVETLALSILVSHHLLAPLLLRRQALGRLLLFRRGTILAVLLLAYLYFRLAGEAYALVGMGLISFVAVAQLAPAGLLGLFWPGSTREGALAGLFGGILVWAYTLLLPALVRSGWLPEDLFAALPSFLHPEGLFGVRGLDPVVHGFLASLLTNTGLHLLVSLRQPPSPPPSGRAGEEEALADLLERFLGPEARESLRAYARTLKGPDKAERLAERAEALLAGALGPATARLLLLSATREVPREAVEAAARESQRVRAYAQALEAAQRELEAAYRRLEEMDRLKDEFLATVSHELKTPLTAVRALAEILAQGEVGEEERRRFTALLAQEAARLSRLVEEILAYTRLEARPEEPPAPADLEALAQEALALSEPLARERGLRLEARLQPLRVQTHRDRALQVLLNLLANALRHARSRVVLELRMEAGEARFRVVDDGPGVPEALREHIFAPFQSYAGGTGLGLAIARRLAEALGGRVFLEDGEGGVFVFALPLEGGHGRGADRGR
- the purN gene encoding phosphoribosylglycinamide formyltransferase — protein: MTPFPLGRPARMAVFASGRGTNLEALLQAFPKGHPLGEVVLVLSDNPEAFALERARRRGVEAVALPWRGRRAFEEEALGLLAERRVDLVLLAGFMRLLSPRFVEPWYGRLLNVHPSLLPDYPGLHVHRRVLEAGERETGSTVHFVDQGMDTGPILLQGRVPVLPGDTPETLEARVLRLEHRLYPKAVRLLLRGLAFPPPPDLEARLGREAAGAFLALSPREKPLYLRAWALLRAWGREALVGPAFLGQGGEWGRGAFLAAHLLAGPSPVLLEEVAGLPGEVRARVEEALQVESSP
- the purD gene encoding phosphoribosylamine--glycine ligase yields the protein MKVLVVGSGGREHALLWKAAQSPKVKRLYAAPGNAGMEALAELVPWNGDVEALADWALAEGIDLTLVGPEAPLVEGIADAFQARGLLLFGPTQKAAMIEGSKAFAKGLMERYGIPTARYRVFREPLEALAYLEEVGVPVVVKDSGLAAGKGVTVAFDLHQAKQAVANILNRAEGGEVVIEEYLEGEEATVLALTDGKTVLPLLPSQDHKRLLEGDQGPMTGGMGAVAPYPMDEATLRRVEEEILKPLLRGLRAEGVVYRGVVYAGLMLTREGPKVLEFNARFGDPEAQAVLPLLEGDLVELALKVAEGRLAGTKLSWREGASACVVLAAPGYPESPRKGIPLHVPEPPQGVLVFHAGTRREGGRLVSAGGRVLNVVGLGRDLKEALERAYAYIPQVGFPGAVYRRDIGRRALARLST
- a CDS encoding fumarylacetoacetate hydrolase family protein, which produces MKILRFNEGRWGVLEGELVLETDGPGGNPTGRRYDLASVTLLPPATPTKIVCVGRNYREHIREMGHDFGEDLPKEPGLFLKGPNALARPGNPRDPWGTAEPVPYPFFTQELHYEGELAVVVGDRMRRVPPEKALDHVLGYTIAVDITARDVQKKDLQWVRAKSADKFLPLGPWLETDLDPQNTWIRTYVNGELRQEGHTSQMIFSVAEILAYISGFMTLEPLDVVLTGTPEGVGALRPGDRLEVAVEGVGTLFTLIGPKEERPW